In Toxoplasma gondii ME49 chromosome V, whole genome shotgun sequence, the DNA window GGAAAACGTGAAGAGGCCGACGCCGAGAAGCGCGACGGCGCAGACCAGCCGGAATGTCAAGGCGAAGTGCAGCGGCAGGGAGCTCCGTGGCGGGCGACTCTTTTGGCGTCTCCCGTACTCCGCGAGCTCTCCAGAAACCATTCGCCGAGAAAATGAAACGGTGTATCGCGTGGAGTCACCGGCCTGCGGCTTCAGAGGAGAGGCTGTCCGGTCGACCTCGAATGCCGCAGGTCCCGTTTGTCGTCTGGAAGACCGAGATCCGTTCGTCACGCGACTTGCTGCAGGCAACTGCGGCTCCCACCGAGTCGCAGGTCTCTCCAACTCGTCCACAGGGCCCCAACTAACGCTGATCGGCGCATCGAAAGCCTCCCCAGCCATCCCTATCTCGTCGCTCCCAGTCGCAGAGAGATCTCTAGTCGACCCCGGCATCTCCAGGTGGACCTCCTCACCTTCGCCGTCGATGCCACTCAGTAACCGCCCCCCAGAAGTCGCTCCGGACGGCGCATGCGACCGCGCCTCGTCCTCCCGGGTCGACGCGGGCGCAACCTGTCCAGAGATGGAAGTCTGCCGAGAGGCAACTCCCTCAACTGTGTCCCGTCGCTGCAAATGAGACCCGGAAGCTCCTCGCTCGAAAGATGACGTCTGGTTTCCAAGAGACATTTCCAGCAGTGAAGAAACTGGCAGGTCTAAAGAAGCGGCTGGGACATCCGACGCCGCTCTCGTGTAAGAACCAGCTCCGACATAAGACGGATTGGCATCTGAAAAAGCTTGGATATCTGAAGACTTATGGGCATCTGAAAAAACTTGGATATCTGAAGACGGATAGGCATCTGAAGCTGAGCCCTCTTCAGCATCCAGTGTCACCTCGCAGGCTCGGGGGTCTGAGGATGGCGACGCCGAAAGCGGTGGCTCCTGCCCCCGCTCCGGCAAGAAGTCGGGGATGATTTCAATACTCACGGAGGATGTGTCACTCATCTTGGCGCAGTCTGGAAAACAGCAGCTTCGCAGGAACGAGGGAAGTGCAGCGCCAGTGTCGAACCACGCACGGAATCTCTAGGATTCAAGTCCGCGCAAGTGGGGAAACCAACTTTGGCACACCCCCCAGAAAACGCGTGCGACGCTGCTGGTTGCGACGTCACCCGCAGtcccctgcatgcgcggagaCATGGACAGAACCATGTACTGGTTCAAGAACCTGGCTCCTGTTTCGTTGGCGTTGGGGTGCTTCGCTCGCCTGCAGCGGCAGTTTCGGGAGCTTCGAGTTGCGCAACTCGGGACGTCGTCCCTGCTTCATGTACAGAAAAAATCGgccacgcatgcagcagcgcTGGTGGCATTCGCCCGGAGATACGCAGAGATGCTCGACGGGTTAGCCAGCGAGAAAAACTCCGCTGTCCAGCCTTCGGCCCGCGCTCTGGGAACCTCTAACGCCGGCAACGACCAGCAACGGGCGTCAAATGCAGGAAACTACGAAGCCCCTGTCTACCCAAAGGCATGTTCCCGATCAGACGTCGTGCGATCCCCCATCCCTCATCTCATTCACCGCGTTCTCAGTTTCCCTGTTGATATCGAGCTGTGTCTGGTCTGTCGCCAGTGTAGGGTCCAGGACCGCAGTTGGTCGCCAGGACCCACGCAACGGAGTCACCGCAGCCGCCCGTGTGATGCCTTAGAAGGCTAAGAAACCTACAGGGAGTGTCTGGGCGGCGAATTGAGAgggaacagagggagaaccGGCGCAGTCGAACTCTGATCTGGTAAGCAAAAACTGCAGGAACTAGAGCAGCAGTCGAGTTCCCACGCAAGCATCGCTTAACGCTGAATCGCACTTTCGTTCTCGTCGACGAAAAGCCACAGCAGGGATCCACCCAAAGGACGAGGATCGAGAGGACTAGCGGCGCGCAGAGCAGGGGCTACTGAAACGAAACGCGGATGACACCGAGAGCAAGCAAAGAGAGGGCATGCCGTTTTTTTCCGCAGACagcaagcgagaagacggacaTCAAGTCGTTGACTCACGGCGAGTGCCGCGTGGAGACCCTGGACCGCCTCCGGCCCCGGGAAGCAGCCGGCGGGGCTACACGCCGGGGCAACAGAGCCTGGCGGGACTTACACTCCTCTCACATTACGTCAGCATGCCCACAGAACACAGCGTATCATGACGAAGAAGATTTGAGCTCCGTTAGATGCAGCAGTCCACTGGCACTCGAGGCGCTGAGACGCAGCTCGGAGACAAGATGCCATGTTTCACGGTGGAGCCGCGACGCCTCTGGAAGCACCGCCTCAAACGACGGCctggaggcgacagagggaCAAGACGGATCCACTCGAAATCGGACAAATAAATTGAGATGACGTGTCGACACGGtaagcgaaaaaaacgcgcagAGGTAAAACAGAGAGCAGATGTGGGCGACTAGCCACAGGTCCGACGCGAGCGTAGCGTAATGCACTACCTCCCCTGCTTCGACGGCCACTGAGGAACCGACCGGTGGCCGCTTTTGGTGAAAAACTGGATGGACCAAAAAAGAGTAAGAAGGGTCAGAACGAATGCGCTTCGTGCGAAGCGGAGAGGCCACTCAAAACCCGACCCTGGATGTACCACCAGGGCGGGAGCAGCGGCCGCATACAACAGGCGCTAACAAACAGCGAAATGAGACCTGAACAAAGGCTGGTCTTCACCATTAAGAAGAGAATGCAAATTTCCGGGGAAGTCTCAAATGGGGCAGAAgggcagacacacagacagaaggacACCTCCGGCGCGCCGAACCGCAGCCGTGGCGCAGTTCCTCGGAGAAGACAGCTGAGGTCGTGCCAGAAAAGTCTGGAGAACAGAAACACGTGTGTGGctcagaaaaacaaatgACGGATTCACCCGGGTTggagagctgcagaaaaaaccgCTGGAAAAGACCTCAGGACACCACGGGGCGAAAGAGATGCACGCGTCTGTCCCCGTCGTGCAATGCAGAAGACTCGGTGTTTGGCATCGAATTCCGAAGAAGCTTACTTCTCCAGTCTTGCGTCCCAATCAACCTTGCCGCAGTGAAAAAGTGCTAAGAGCCGCCTCGTAGCGAGCCTATCCATTTTGATAGACATACGCGAGGGAATGAACGTATGTTGGGCTGGAAAGCACCGCCTCTGCAAGTCGTCAACGTCCAGCGGTCTCTTCTACCCCGGCGCAGCAGTCTACGAccaagcgcatgcactcagaGGTGACACGACCCCTGTGGCGAATTAGCAAAGCTGTTCTGCGATCGAGTCAAGGCCGTCTAAGTGAGACCACGGGTGTCGAGTGTTCCAATTGTTCAGGAGCAACTGTCGCGAAAACGCATTCCGGATTTTTCAAAGCCGGGTTGATTACGCAAGCACAGTCACCGGCAACGGAGTCTCTGGAAATACGCGGGCGTGTTCCGCGTCACTCCAGCCCCGAATGCTGAGGCATTATAGGTTTGCGTTCCCTGCGCAGATCGAGCGCCGCTGTATTCTTCAGCAGTTCACGTTGTTCCCTGCATcctggtgtatgtacaccgtGGGCCCGGCATCCGCGCCAAGGTTCCATGCCTGGCAATTGCCGAGGTGCTAGGCGTGTGCCCTAGTCCTACCATTAATGAGCGGGATATCTCTTAACATTGCCAGGCATCTGAGACTCGGCAAACAATGCACGTGTTTCCTGCGTCTTAACGAACAGAAATGAGTCGTACTTCGTTACGTGTGACGCTTCCGTCGGCGGCACTACCGATTGAAGAACGTTCTGTGGCGTTTCGACGAGGCGGGTGCGACCTCCAGTCGTACTGTAAATTGCTtccggtgcatgcgttgagTACAACGTGGCCAAAGGTACACAAGATGTCAATTGCccgtttcgtctttgtctctcgttGGTCTGCCCGAAGTCACCAAGCCACACGGAGCTGAATGTACCGTGATATCGT includes these proteins:
- a CDS encoding hypothetical protein (encoded by transcript TGME49_213960) — protein: MRGDMDRTMYWFKNLAPVSLALGCFARLQRQFRELRVAQLGTSSLLHVQKKSATHAAALVAFARRYAEMLDGLASEKNSAVQPSARALGTSNAGNDQQRASNAGNYEAPVYPKACSRSDVVRSPIPHLIHRVLSFPVDIELCLVCRQCRVQDRSWSPGPTQRSHRSRPCDALEG